Proteins encoded by one window of Anopheles maculipalpis chromosome 2RL, idAnoMacuDA_375_x, whole genome shotgun sequence:
- the LOC126557847 gene encoding uncharacterized protein LOC126557847 isoform X2 — MPAFAEMLVSQSPPVYNHSMSTDYKPVGGGSPGSGGGSEGGGYYCRPASLQLSQTQTNGVPPPFQRQITPPCLSPTGPGGKLPMSPRRSCLVVRPDHSATTPEESEPPHTAMKMLTVTEDDTTISTGRNKKKVVFADDHGKQLTQVRVMREPSYMPPIWSLQFLAHVTQGMISPVPQEQWVVDFVQPASDYVRFRQKLDERNVSLENVIIKETEQLIVGTVKVKNLSYHKEVIIRSSCDSWKTHEDTFCTYSVVGNGTASAYLIFDTFSFKLTLPPKSRRIEFCAAFKCDGVEYWDNNDGRNYSLTNRIAPRENSGAFLSSSSASAFNSANPGRNGMSTMTSESFSSPYVDPGAVLDTWSDMSVETQSGPYCTFDCSLNTCSNNRVHTAATAAAHPQMKPISLNLSYPDGRPDVSECPQGTAGERRASTGEFAVKQSCNHPASAKPPIAALGRSASSGKLFYIRERHEGEDLLANLLRLRKLMMGAIANDVVTN; from the exons ATGCCCGCATTCGCCGAAATGTTAGTCTCACAAAGTCCCCCGGTGTACAACCACTCAATGTCCACCGACTACAAACCGGTGGGCGGTGGGTCACCCGGTTCCGGTGGTGGTAGCGAAGGTGGTGGCTACTACTGCCGACCAGCCTCACTGCAACTGTCCCAAACACAGACCAACGGAGTACCTCCACCGTTCCAACGACAGATTACACCGCCCTGCCTAAGTCCTACTGGGCCCGGTGGCAAGTTGCCAATGTCACCACGTCGCTCCTGTCTAGTGGTAAGGCCAGATCACAGTGCCACCACGCCGGAAGAGTCCGAACCACCGCACACGGCAATGAAAATGTTGACAGTGACAGAGGACGACACGACAATCTCCACCGGACGCAACAAGAAGAAGGTCGTGTTTGCGGACGATCACGGTAAACAGCTGACGCAGGTGCGCGTGATGCGCGAACCCTCGTACATGCCCCCGATCTGGAGCTTACAGTTTTTGGCCCATGTAACACAGGGCATGATCAGTCCGGTACCGCAGGAACAGTGGGTCGTCGATTTCGTACAACCGGCCAGCGATTATGTGCGCTTCCGGCAGAAGCTGGACGAACGGAATGTATCGCTCGAGAATGTGATCATTAAAGAGACGGAACAGCTGATCGTCGGTACGGTGAAGGTGAAAAATCTCTCCTACCACAAAGAGGTCATCATCCGCTCGTCCTGTGATAGTTGGAAGACGCATGAAGACACCTTCTGTACCTATAGCGTG GTCGGCAATGGGACCGCTTCAGCTTATCTGATATTTGACACCTTCTCCTTCAAGCTAACTCTTCCTCCTAAGTCCAGACGGATTGAGTTTTGTGCCGCCTTCAAGTGTGATGGCGTCGAGTACTGGGACAACAATGAT GGTCGTAATTACTCGCTCACCAATCGTATCGCACCCAGAGAGAACTCCGGCGCGTTCCTATCGTCCTCTTCCGCCAGTGCCTTCAATAGCGCGAATCCCGGCCGCAACGGGATGTCGACTATGACATCGGAAAGCTTCTCCTCGCCTTACGTGGATCCTGGTGCGGTGCTCGATACCTGGAGCGACATGAGCGTGGAAACGCAATCGGGACCTTACTG CACATTTGACTGTTCGTTGAACACTTGCTCCAATAATCGTGTCCACACGGCGGCGACAGCGGCGGCACACCCACAAATGAAGCCGATCAGCTTGAACCTGTCGTATCCGGACGGCCGGCCGGACGTGTCGGAGTGTCCGCAGGGAACGGCCGGCGAACGACGTGCCAGTACGGGCGAGTTTGCCGTGAAGCAAAGCTGCAACCATCCTGCCAGTGCCAAACCACCGATCGCTGCGCTGGGCCGCAGCGCCAGCAGTGGCAAACTGTTCTACATACGCGAACGGCACGAGGGCGAAGATCTGCTCGCCAATTTGCTTCGTTTGCGTAAGCTGATGATGGGTGCGATCGCGAACGATGTCGTTACGAACTAA
- the LOC126557847 gene encoding uncharacterized protein LOC126557847 isoform X1, protein MPAFAEMLVSQSPPVYNHSMSTDYKPVGGGSPGSGGGSEGGGYYCRPASLQLSQTQTNGVPPPFQRQITPPCLSPTGPGGKLPMSPRRSCLVVRPDHSATTPEESEPPHTAMKMLTVTEDDTTISTGRNKKKVVFADDHGKQLTQVRVMREPSYMPPIWSLQFLAHVTQGMISPVPQEQWVVDFVQPASDYVRFRQKLDERNVSLENVIIKETEQLIVGTVKVKNLSYHKEVIIRSSCDSWKTHEDTFCTYSVVGNGTASAYLIFDTFSFKLTLPPKSRRIEFCAAFKCDGVEYWDNNDGRNYSLTNRIAPRENSGAFLSSSSASAFNSANPGRNGMSTMTSESFSSPYVDPGAVLDTWSDMSVETQSGPYCSTFDCSLNTCSNNRVHTAATAAAHPQMKPISLNLSYPDGRPDVSECPQGTAGERRASTGEFAVKQSCNHPASAKPPIAALGRSASSGKLFYIRERHEGEDLLANLLRLRKLMMGAIANDVVTN, encoded by the exons ATGCCCGCATTCGCCGAAATGTTAGTCTCACAAAGTCCCCCGGTGTACAACCACTCAATGTCCACCGACTACAAACCGGTGGGCGGTGGGTCACCCGGTTCCGGTGGTGGTAGCGAAGGTGGTGGCTACTACTGCCGACCAGCCTCACTGCAACTGTCCCAAACACAGACCAACGGAGTACCTCCACCGTTCCAACGACAGATTACACCGCCCTGCCTAAGTCCTACTGGGCCCGGTGGCAAGTTGCCAATGTCACCACGTCGCTCCTGTCTAGTGGTAAGGCCAGATCACAGTGCCACCACGCCGGAAGAGTCCGAACCACCGCACACGGCAATGAAAATGTTGACAGTGACAGAGGACGACACGACAATCTCCACCGGACGCAACAAGAAGAAGGTCGTGTTTGCGGACGATCACGGTAAACAGCTGACGCAGGTGCGCGTGATGCGCGAACCCTCGTACATGCCCCCGATCTGGAGCTTACAGTTTTTGGCCCATGTAACACAGGGCATGATCAGTCCGGTACCGCAGGAACAGTGGGTCGTCGATTTCGTACAACCGGCCAGCGATTATGTGCGCTTCCGGCAGAAGCTGGACGAACGGAATGTATCGCTCGAGAATGTGATCATTAAAGAGACGGAACAGCTGATCGTCGGTACGGTGAAGGTGAAAAATCTCTCCTACCACAAAGAGGTCATCATCCGCTCGTCCTGTGATAGTTGGAAGACGCATGAAGACACCTTCTGTACCTATAGCGTG GTCGGCAATGGGACCGCTTCAGCTTATCTGATATTTGACACCTTCTCCTTCAAGCTAACTCTTCCTCCTAAGTCCAGACGGATTGAGTTTTGTGCCGCCTTCAAGTGTGATGGCGTCGAGTACTGGGACAACAATGAT GGTCGTAATTACTCGCTCACCAATCGTATCGCACCCAGAGAGAACTCCGGCGCGTTCCTATCGTCCTCTTCCGCCAGTGCCTTCAATAGCGCGAATCCCGGCCGCAACGGGATGTCGACTATGACATCGGAAAGCTTCTCCTCGCCTTACGTGGATCCTGGTGCGGTGCTCGATACCTGGAGCGACATGAGCGTGGAAACGCAATCGGGACCTTACTG CAGCACATTTGACTGTTCGTTGAACACTTGCTCCAATAATCGTGTCCACACGGCGGCGACAGCGGCGGCACACCCACAAATGAAGCCGATCAGCTTGAACCTGTCGTATCCGGACGGCCGGCCGGACGTGTCGGAGTGTCCGCAGGGAACGGCCGGCGAACGACGTGCCAGTACGGGCGAGTTTGCCGTGAAGCAAAGCTGCAACCATCCTGCCAGTGCCAAACCACCGATCGCTGCGCTGGGCCGCAGCGCCAGCAGTGGCAAACTGTTCTACATACGCGAACGGCACGAGGGCGAAGATCTGCTCGCCAATTTGCTTCGTTTGCGTAAGCTGATGATGGGTGCGATCGCGAACGATGTCGTTACGAACTAA
- the LOC126558178 gene encoding probable serine/threonine-protein kinase DDB_G0267686: MDNCHNYATTSKKKRIPISDDIHIIIKKFRDKDKHDEKPSTSGDHDYDDDHSMDSEELRRVRHQEPSSSSSTLVGITSNSNSNSTTCPSGSSLQTVGLGSNHAVQVQLQPQQHIISLAQSHTGLVASSSANLACQSSSNNQSEDIKLILRKLSNIEELLKVVAEQSLSRLTTIKQETGATLTAVDTNQIIQQHHQQQQQQQQQQQQQQQQQQQQQQQHHQQQQTAAVAPNVEIESCFKFPIRSLKELIELNKSICGDESLYNKLFEHLTKIRLDCDQNIVINALTSIVSDEVLDAVTWDTGKKFKLSSVVLFSDSLYVAWFKDKMKYDEYVTEMKDAIERSHKRHAKVKTKRNQQNSGNQALQQPQTLQPIMHSPLGTTNSASTTTTNVQPGGTVVSSLSCDNSALVLE, encoded by the exons ATGGACAATTGCCACAACTATGCCACAACAT cgaaaaagaaacgaatccCCATCTCGGACGATATACACATCAttatcaaaaagttccgtgaCAAGGACAAGCACGATGAGAAGCCAT CTACTTCAGGTGACCATGACTACGATGATGATCATAGCATGGATTCGGAGGAATTGCGGCGCGTCCGACATCAGGAACCGTCATCATCCTCCTCCACTCTGGTAGGCATAACTTCGaatagcaacagcaacagtacaaCCTGTCCCAGCGGCAGCTCGTTACAGACGGTCGGACTGGGAAGTAATCACGCGGTGCAGGTGCAGCTGCAGCCCCAGCAACACATCATCTCGCTGGCCCAGTCCCACACCGGACTGGTGGCGAGCAGTAGTGCAAACCTAGCATgccaaagcagcagcaacaaccaatCGGAAGACATCAAGCTCATACTGCGGAAGCTCTCCAACATCGAGGAGCTGCTGAAGGTGGTTGCCGAACAGAGTCTAAGCCGTCTAACGACGATAAAGCAAGAAACGGGTGCCACACTGACAGCTGTCGACACGAACCAAATCattcagcagcatcatcagcaacagcaacagcaacagcaacagcaacagcaacaacagcaacaacaacaacagcaacaacagcagcaccatcagcagcaacaaacggCGGCGGTTGCACCGAATGTGGAGATTGAATCGTGTTTCAAGTTCCCGATCCGCTCGCTTAAAGAGTTGATCGAGCTGAACAAAAGCATCTGCGGCGATGAGTCGCTGTACAACAAGCTGTTCGAGCATCTCACCAAAATAAGACTGGACTGTGACCAAAACATTGTCATCAACGCGCTCACGTCGATCGTCAGCGACGAGGTGCTGGATGCGGTCACGTGGGACACGGGCAAAAAGTTTAAACTGTCCTCGGTCGTGCTGTTTAGCGATTCGCTGTACG TCGCTTGGTTTAAGGACAAAATGAAGTACGACGAGTATGTGACCGAGATGAAGGATGCCATCGAACGATCGCACAAGCGGCATGCGAAGGTAAAGACGAAACGAAACCAACAGAACAGTGGCAACCAAGCGTTGCAGCAGCCCCAAACCCTGCAACCGATCATGCATTCGCCGTTAGGGACGACGAACAGTGCCAGcacgaccaccaccaacgTCCAGCCCGGCGGAACCGTTGTCAGCTCGCTGAGCTGCGACAACAGCGCATTAGTGCTCGAATAG
- the LOC126559991 gene encoding uncharacterized protein LOC126559991 has translation MKLSFETRFCTLPVSASWTFPLNYIPLSTSSASSEICPGWLPLDPPDVRIFLRSCSLLLLINNIATLLILLLSDAARAETHQNTKILRYVHYILIAWQTHLLLALGYIYYRMSNYHQVLELVHLLPMCLMLLFLDTCNAVTFYRRFRTIRSILFRTIVIVFRAIAWLTLLLSLTCAIHREYNEYNFVT, from the exons atgaaaCTCAGCTTCGAAACACGGTTTTGCACATTACCAGTATCAGCAAGCTGGACGTTTCCGCTAAATTATATTCCACTGTCAACCAGCTCGGCATCATCGGAGATCTGTCCAGGATGGCTACCATTGGACCCTCCGGATGTAAGaatttttcttcgttcgtGCAGCCTGCTACTACTG ATAAATAACATCGCTACGTTGCTGATTCTACTATTAAGCGATGCAGCTCGAGCCGAAACACACCAAAATACGAAGATATTGCGATACGTGCACTATATTCTCATCGCTTGGCAGACACACTTGCTGTTGGCGCTAGGATACATTTATTACCGTATGTCTAAC TATCACCAAGTACTGGAACTGGTACATCTTTTGCCAATGTGTCTTATGCTGCTGTTTTTGGACACTTGCAATGCGGTCACATTTTATCGCAGATTTAGAACCATAAGGAGCATCCTCTTTAGAACAATAGTGATCGTTTTTCGTGCTATCGCCTGGTTAACGCTTCTGCTCAGCTTAACGTGTGCAATTCACAGGGAGTATAATGAATATAATTTTGTTACGTAA
- the LOC126559992 gene encoding pachytene checkpoint protein 2 homolog: protein MMDEIVVPPIRIEVACTPRFNKTEQSCLVYQHVHDVLEERETIRTGTTFPIPVPYVLEVEVCTNIDQYMARSALQFYFYVVQETQTVPETIDHDTEEVVISQHTLLPSRELVGLWQSLIYEDGVKDSMLAFAESSMLFARKGVDKNLITCNRLALFHGPPGTGKTSLCKAIAQKLAIRLNEQYRHAHLVEINSHSLFSRWYSESAKLVQKAFIEIMALLEDEHSLVCVLVDEIESIAYARDKISSNELSDSIRVVNAVLTQLDRLRHFPNVFILATSNLTESIDAAFLDRADFVQYIGHPTERAVYEIYRSVLTNLQTIGIIEKESKFNRRLSGSVSGGIPSYERAVEPGRASCTVLDILLQIVKLSAGQSGRTLRKIPFLAHALYVKKETDSMVNFLTAMRQAIRKVRKDKRLLVDCTAEDDPSVEDVSN, encoded by the exons ATGATGGACGAAATTGTTGTTCCACCAATACGGATAGAGGTGGCTTGCACCCCCAG ATTtaacaaaacggaacaaagCTGCCTAGTTTATCAGCATGTGCACGATGTGCTGGAAGAACGGGAAACGATTCGTACGGGCACCACCTTCCCGATACCGGTACCGTACGTGCTAGAGGTGGAGGTGTGCACCAACATCGATCAGTACATGGCACGATCGGCGCTACAGTTCTATTTCTACGTGGTGCAGGAAACACAAACCGTGCCGGAAACCATCGACCACGACACAGAGGAGGTGGTCATTTCCCAACATACGCTACTGCCGTCCCGAGAGCTGGTCGGTTTGTGGCAGAGCTTGATCTACGAGGATGGCGTGAAGGACAGTATGCTAGCGTTTGCCGAAAGTTCGATGTTGTTCGCCCGAAAGGGTGTCGATAAGAATCTGATCACCTGCAACCGGTTGGCGCTGTTCCACGGACCGCCGGGCACGGGCAAAACGAGCCTTTGTAAGGCCATTGCACAGAAGCTTGCCATACGCTTAAATGAGCAGTATCGCCACGCGCATCTGGTCGAGATCAACAGTCACAGCTTGTTTTCACGCTGGTACTCCGAGAGTGCCAAGCTGGTGCAGAAAGCGTTTATCGAAATTATGGCATTGCTAGAGGACGAGCAttcgttggtgtgtgtgctggtggaTGAGATTGAATCGATTGCATATGCGCGAGACAAAATTTCCT caaacgAACTGAGTGATAGCATACGGGTGGTAAATGCCGTACTAACACAGCTGGACCGGTTACGTCATTTTCCAAACGTATTCATCCTAGCCACTTCCAATCTAACGGAAAGCATTGACGCGGCATTCCTTGATAGAGCCGATTTCGTGCAGTACATAGGCCATCCGACCGAGCGGGCCGTGTACGAAATTTATCGTTCGGTCCTTACTAACCTGCAGACGATCGGGATtattgaaaaagaaagcaaatttaACCGACGACTGTCGGGATCGGTATCGGGCGGTATCCCTTCCTACGAGCGTGCAGTCGAACCGGGAAGAGCAAGTTGCACGGTGCTCGATATTCTACTGCAGATCGTTAAGCTGTCGGCAGGACAAAGCGGACGAACGTTGCGCAAGATTCCATTCCTAGCGCACGCACTGTACGTGAAGAAGGAAACGGACAGTATGGTGAATTTTCTGACTGCCATGCGTCAAGCGATACGTAAGGTGCGCAAAGATAAGCGCCTGTTGGTGGATTGTACCGCCGAGGACGATCCATCGGTGGAGGATGTTTCGAATTGA